A portion of the Streptomyces sp. YPW6 genome contains these proteins:
- a CDS encoding CpaF family protein, translating into MSLRARMTAPEEQGGAREDGHLVATYRAKLLEEIDLAEMSSLAAADRRARLERVLGHIISREGPVLSTVERSQLIRRVVDEALGLGILEPLLEDASITEIMVNGPDQIFVERNGRVEQLPMRFGSHEQLMQTIERIVSTVNRRVDESNPMVDARLPSGERVNVIIPPLSLTGATLTIRRFPRSFTLQEMIGFGSLDEQMLVLLAGLVQAKLNIIVSGATGTGKTTLLNALSGLIPDAERIVTIEDSAELQLQQSHVIRLESRPANVEGKGQITIRDLVRNSLRMRPDRIVVGEVRGGESLDMLQAMSTGHDGSLATVHANSAEDALMRLQTLASMSEVEIPFEALHDQINSAVDVIVQLTRHADGARKITEIAVLDSHGRDPYRIVTVARFNAQPMAPDGRIYGDFQYLPLPRRLAERLYLASQPIPQAFGVAQSAEQLATREAN; encoded by the coding sequence ATGAGCCTGCGGGCACGCATGACCGCTCCGGAGGAGCAGGGCGGGGCGCGGGAGGACGGCCATCTGGTGGCCACCTACCGGGCCAAGCTGCTGGAGGAGATCGACCTCGCGGAGATGTCCTCGCTTGCCGCCGCCGACCGGCGGGCCCGGCTGGAGCGCGTCCTCGGCCACATCATCAGCCGCGAGGGCCCGGTCCTCTCCACGGTCGAACGCTCGCAGCTCATCCGCCGCGTCGTGGACGAGGCGCTCGGCCTCGGCATCCTGGAACCGCTCCTGGAGGACGCGTCCATCACGGAGATCATGGTCAACGGCCCCGACCAGATCTTCGTCGAACGCAACGGCAGGGTCGAACAGCTGCCGATGCGCTTCGGCTCCCACGAGCAGCTGATGCAGACCATCGAGCGGATCGTGTCGACCGTCAACCGCCGCGTCGACGAGTCCAACCCGATGGTCGACGCCCGCCTCCCCAGCGGCGAGCGTGTCAACGTGATCATTCCACCGCTGTCGCTGACCGGCGCGACGCTCACCATCCGCCGCTTCCCGCGCTCCTTCACGCTCCAGGAGATGATCGGCTTCGGGTCACTGGACGAGCAGATGCTGGTGCTGCTCGCCGGGCTCGTCCAGGCCAAGCTCAACATCATCGTCTCGGGGGCCACCGGCACCGGCAAGACGACCCTCCTCAACGCGCTCTCCGGCCTGATCCCCGACGCCGAGCGCATCGTCACCATCGAGGACTCCGCCGAACTCCAGCTCCAGCAGAGCCATGTGATCCGACTGGAGTCCCGCCCGGCGAACGTCGAGGGCAAGGGACAGATCACCATCCGCGACCTGGTCCGCAACTCGCTGCGTATGCGGCCCGACCGGATCGTCGTCGGTGAGGTCCGGGGCGGCGAGTCGCTCGACATGCTCCAGGCGATGTCCACCGGTCACGACGGGTCGCTGGCCACCGTCCACGCCAACAGCGCCGAGGACGCGCTGATGAGGCTCCAGACTCTCGCCTCGATGTCGGAGGTCGAGATCCCCTTCGAGGCGCTGCACGACCAGATCAACAGCGCCGTCGACGTGATCGTCCAGCTCACCCGGCACGCGGACGGCGCCAGGAAGATCACCGAGATCGCGGTCCTGGACAGCCACGGCCGCGACCCGTACCGCATCGTCACGGTCGCCCGCTTCAACGCCCAGCCGATGGCTCCCGACGGCCGGATCTACGGCGACTTCCAGTACCTCCCGCTGCCCCGGAGGCTCGCCGAGCGCCTCTACCTGGCCAGCCAGCCCATCCCGCAGGCGTTCGGCGTCGCCCAGTCCGCCGAACAGCTCGCCACCCGAGAGGCCAACTAG
- a CDS encoding TadE/TadG family type IV pilus assembly protein has protein sequence MEYLGFLPLLLLVAMAAIQLGIAAYAANQAGTAARAGARTEASVDARGTGEGNAREAVSDWVEDGGFTYRRTGGRDITVTVEVTVPSIVPGLDDWTATRSATMPNEHVGSGF, from the coding sequence ATGGAGTACCTCGGCTTCCTCCCCCTGCTGCTCCTCGTCGCGATGGCGGCCATCCAGCTCGGCATCGCCGCGTACGCCGCCAACCAGGCGGGCACGGCGGCCCGTGCCGGAGCCCGTACGGAAGCCAGCGTGGACGCCCGGGGCACCGGCGAGGGCAACGCGCGTGAGGCGGTGAGCGACTGGGTGGAGGACGGCGGATTCACCTACCGCAGGACCGGCGGCCGGGACATCACGGTCACGGTCGAGGTGACGGTGCCCTCCATCGTGCCGGGACTGGACGACTGGACGGCCACGCGGAGCGCGACGATGCCCAACGAGCACGTCGGATCCGGCTTCTGA